A genomic stretch from Antarcticibacterium flavum includes:
- a CDS encoding XRE family transcriptional regulator yields MGTDVSLEVKRFKEIRDDHNFTQAEFASLLGIKKSTADIERGRTKLSGKIVAELLRQFGVNPLWLFGDSSQKYLPVNKGDVSPRVVTVNSGENENIVLVNQKAAAGYPHNVQDVEWYQQLPAFDIPLPEFRNATYRGFQVEGDSMMPNLSPGEWVLGKAVPSLTEVSTNRIYVVVLYDSVLVKKMQKLEDPYKLLLISINEEYPPVEVLVSDIQELWQVNSKLTFSLDATSENGLLKQLQQSMEELKSEFKTFKH; encoded by the coding sequence ATGGGAACAGACGTATCACTTGAGGTTAAGCGGTTTAAAGAAATTCGCGATGACCATAATTTCACGCAGGCAGAATTTGCGTCCCTGCTTGGAATAAAAAAATCCACGGCCGATATTGAACGTGGCAGGACCAAATTATCGGGGAAAATTGTGGCAGAATTACTCAGGCAATTTGGGGTGAACCCCCTCTGGTTGTTTGGGGACAGTAGCCAGAAGTATCTCCCTGTTAATAAGGGTGATGTGAGCCCCAGGGTGGTCACCGTGAACAGTGGTGAGAATGAGAATATTGTCCTGGTAAATCAAAAGGCCGCAGCGGGGTATCCACATAACGTGCAGGATGTGGAATGGTACCAGCAACTCCCGGCATTTGATATACCCCTGCCAGAATTCAGGAATGCCACATACCGGGGCTTCCAGGTGGAAGGGGACAGTATGATGCCAAACCTTAGCCCGGGGGAATGGGTACTTGGAAAGGCAGTGCCCAGCTTAACCGAAGTGAGCACCAACAGGATATATGTGGTGGTGCTTTATGACTCTGTACTTGTTAAGAAGATGCAAAAGCTTGAGGATCCTTATAAATTATTATTGATCTCCATTAACGAGGAATATCCTCCTGTAGAAGTCCTGGTAAGCGATATACAGGAACTTTGGCAGGTAAACAGTAAACTCACCTTTAGTCTTGATGCTACCTCAGAAAATGGATTGTTGAAACAACTACAGCAATCTATGGAAGAACTCAAGAGTGAATTCAAAACTTTTAAGCACTAA
- a CDS encoding sigma-70 family RNA polymerase sigma factor, translating to MRQLKITKQVTNRETASLDKYLQEIGKVDLITADEEVELAQRIKAGDDRALEKLTKANLRFVVSVAKQYQNQGLTLPDLINEGNLGLIKAAKRFDETRGFKFISYAVWWIRQSILQALAEQSRIVRLPLNKIGSINKINKTFAFLEQSHERPPSAEEIAKELDMTINDVKESMKNSGRHVSMDAPLVEGEDSNLYDVLRSGESPNPDRELLHESLRTEIERALETLTPREADVIRLYFGLGDQHPMTLEEIGETFDLTRERVRQIKEKAIRRLKHTSRSKILKTYLG from the coding sequence ATGAGACAACTTAAGATTACGAAGCAGGTAACAAACCGTGAAACTGCTTCGCTGGATAAGTATTTGCAAGAAATTGGAAAAGTTGACCTGATTACTGCCGATGAAGAGGTAGAGTTGGCACAACGAATTAAGGCGGGTGATGACCGTGCTTTGGAAAAATTGACCAAAGCAAATTTACGTTTTGTGGTATCTGTAGCAAAACAATATCAAAACCAGGGGCTTACCCTCCCCGACCTTATTAATGAAGGTAACTTAGGGCTTATAAAAGCAGCAAAGCGTTTTGATGAAACCCGTGGATTTAAATTCATATCGTATGCGGTATGGTGGATTCGCCAGTCTATTCTTCAAGCCCTGGCAGAGCAGTCAAGGATCGTAAGATTACCGCTTAACAAAATTGGCTCTATTAACAAGATCAACAAGACTTTTGCTTTTCTTGAACAATCTCACGAACGTCCTCCAAGTGCCGAGGAAATCGCGAAGGAACTGGATATGACAATTAATGACGTAAAGGAATCCATGAAAAATTCCGGCCGTCACGTATCTATGGATGCACCTCTTGTAGAGGGTGAGGATTCAAACCTTTATGACGTTCTGCGAAGTGGGGAATCACCAAATCCAGACAGGGAATTACTACACGAATCTTTAAGGACAGAGATCGAAAGAGCCCTGGAAACCTTAACGCCTCGTGAGGCCGATGTTATTCGTTTATACTTTGGATTAGGCGATCAACATCCTATGACGTTAGAAGAAATTGGAGAAACTTTCGACCTTACCAGAGAGAGAGTTCGCCAAATCAAGGAAAAAGCTATTAGAAGATTAAAACATACATCCAGAAGTAAGATCTTAAAGACTTACCTGGGATAA
- a CDS encoding BLUF domain-containing protein, translated as MKYAISYVSTASSNLGEEEIQKILDYSRNWNMDHHITGILLYSEGNFFQVLEGEKQLVEELFKRIKNDARHYDIIKIFSKDIVEERFTGYKADFISVDSRYRENDLTTYLAQIDKLNPGIQTSVKYILKNFSEGIK; from the coding sequence ATGAAATACGCCATAAGCTATGTAAGTACCGCTTCTTCCAATCTCGGGGAAGAGGAAATTCAAAAAATTCTGGACTACAGCCGCAACTGGAATATGGATCATCATATTACCGGTATACTTTTATATTCTGAAGGAAATTTTTTCCAGGTTCTCGAAGGGGAGAAACAACTTGTAGAGGAGCTTTTTAAACGAATTAAAAATGATGCCCGGCATTATGACATCATAAAGATCTTTTCCAAAGATATCGTTGAAGAGAGATTCACAGGATATAAAGCCGATTTTATTTCAGTAGATTCCCGGTACAGGGAAAACGACCTTACTACCTACCTCGCCCAAATAGATAAATTAAATCCCGGCATTCAAACCTCTGTAAAGTATATTCTGAAGAATTTTTCTGAAGGAATAAAATAG
- a CDS encoding SDR family oxidoreductase, with the protein MEKSEKILVAGASGALGTEIVKILTRDERQVRVLTRSSEGASKLSPFTKDIWKGNAGEAPEINGITEGVGTVISALGKSVSLFSPSEESFFESDFLANKAILDDALQNGVKRFIYVSIKGADVEEDYSIAKAHKLFENELRASGIEYTIIRPVGFYSGLNDLAIMAKRKVIPIVGDGKAKTNSIHHADLAKVVVSYLEDGPEIIEVGGPNIHTRLEMAEMIRDKIGGQIIKVPKTIAEMGAELPKIFSEGTHDKLDYFTYITTNDMIGESNGSISFREYLETLDLNDLP; encoded by the coding sequence ATGGAAAAATCAGAAAAAATATTGGTTGCAGGAGCTTCAGGGGCGCTAGGCACCGAAATAGTAAAGATCCTAACCCGGGACGAGAGGCAGGTAAGGGTACTGACCCGCTCCAGTGAGGGAGCCTCAAAACTAAGCCCCTTCACAAAAGACATATGGAAAGGAAACGCCGGTGAAGCTCCGGAAATTAATGGGATCACCGAAGGTGTAGGCACTGTAATTTCTGCCCTTGGAAAAAGCGTAAGCCTTTTTTCACCAAGTGAAGAATCCTTTTTTGAAAGTGATTTTCTAGCAAATAAAGCTATACTCGATGATGCATTGCAGAATGGGGTAAAGCGATTTATTTATGTCTCGATTAAGGGAGCCGATGTTGAGGAGGATTACAGCATAGCAAAAGCGCATAAGTTATTTGAAAATGAATTAAGAGCCTCTGGTATTGAATATACTATTATAAGGCCGGTAGGATTTTACTCCGGGCTTAACGACCTTGCCATTATGGCCAAGCGTAAGGTTATACCCATCGTAGGCGATGGAAAGGCAAAAACCAACAGCATTCACCATGCCGATCTTGCAAAAGTTGTGGTATCTTACCTGGAAGACGGGCCGGAGATAATAGAAGTAGGAGGGCCAAATATTCATACCCGCCTGGAAATGGCAGAGATGATAAGGGATAAGATTGGAGGACAAATTATAAAAGTACCAAAAACCATTGCTGAGATGGGAGCAGAACTTCCAAAGATCTTTAGTGAAGGAACTCATGACAAGCTGGATTATTTTACCTATATCACCACAAACGATATGATAGGTGAGAGCAATGGATCAATAAGCTTCAGGGAATACCTGGAGACACTGGACCTAAATGATTTACCATAA
- a CDS encoding phytoene desaturase family protein gives MPENFDVIITGSGSNGISAAIYLQQKGIKTAIFEQASTPGGATRTEELSLPGFKHDVGSAILPMGYASPFFRNLPLANYGLEWIFPDIPYAHPFADGSAHAAYQDIDKTAAQLGRDENAYRDLFTPLVENWNKLENDLLGPLGIPAHPIDFLKFGLKAIPSARMLVNHYFKEEKTKVFFYGSAAHSTLPLTNIASASFGLVLTTMAHRYGWPFPKGGAQNFTNALLEYYKSLGGTLVLERNITHLEELPQAEAYMFDLTPKQLLNIKGLDFPGLYRSRMSNYNYGAGVFKIDWALNEPIPFTNDKCKLAGTVHLGFSQKEIEDSEAFIHKKNMTDTPYVLVAQHSNFDNSRAPDGKYTAWAYCHVPNGSIKDYTKIIEDQIERAAPGFKETILARSTMNTVQLQQWNPNLVGGDINGGRQDITQLFTRPIVSLSPYSTPDPRAYICSSSTPPGGGVHGMCGFNAAKKVVQDHFKDIKV, from the coding sequence ATGCCAGAAAATTTTGATGTAATAATAACCGGAAGCGGTTCCAATGGAATTTCAGCAGCAATATACCTTCAGCAAAAAGGAATAAAAACCGCAATCTTTGAGCAGGCGTCCACCCCGGGTGGGGCAACCAGGACAGAGGAACTTAGCCTTCCGGGATTTAAACACGATGTGGGATCGGCCATACTGCCAATGGGATATGCATCCCCGTTTTTCAGAAACCTTCCACTGGCTAACTACGGGCTGGAATGGATCTTTCCAGATATCCCCTACGCACATCCTTTTGCCGATGGGTCTGCACACGCAGCTTACCAGGATATAGATAAAACGGCCGCGCAGCTTGGCCGGGATGAGAATGCTTACCGGGACCTATTTACACCCCTGGTAGAAAACTGGAACAAGCTGGAAAATGATCTACTGGGTCCGCTGGGTATACCTGCCCATCCTATAGATTTTTTAAAATTTGGGCTAAAGGCAATCCCATCTGCGAGGATGTTGGTGAACCACTATTTTAAAGAGGAAAAAACCAAGGTTTTCTTTTATGGCTCTGCTGCCCACTCTACCCTGCCACTTACCAATATTGCTTCGGCTTCATTTGGTTTAGTGCTTACAACGATGGCCCACCGGTACGGCTGGCCATTTCCAAAGGGTGGTGCGCAAAATTTTACCAATGCCCTGCTGGAATATTATAAATCTCTTGGCGGCACATTGGTCCTGGAAAGAAATATAACGCACCTGGAAGAATTGCCACAGGCAGAAGCCTATATGTTTGATTTGACCCCAAAGCAGTTGCTAAATATTAAAGGACTCGACTTTCCCGGATTATACCGCTCCAGGATGAGCAACTACAATTATGGCGCAGGGGTTTTTAAAATTGACTGGGCCTTAAATGAACCCATACCATTCACCAATGATAAATGCAAACTGGCAGGAACCGTACACCTTGGATTCTCCCAAAAAGAGATTGAAGATTCTGAAGCCTTCATCCATAAGAAGAATATGACAGATACCCCTTATGTCCTGGTAGCACAGCACAGCAATTTCGATAATTCCCGTGCGCCAGATGGAAAATATACTGCCTGGGCCTACTGTCACGTCCCCAATGGTAGTATAAAGGATTATACCAAGATCATTGAAGACCAAATAGAACGTGCAGCTCCTGGATTTAAAGAGACCATACTAGCAAGATCCACAATGAATACGGTACAGCTGCAGCAATGGAACCCCAATCTTGTGGGAGGGGATATAAACGGTGGCCGGCAGGATATAACGCAACTATTCACAAGGCCAATAGTATCCCTATCCCCCTACTCTACCCCAGACCCCCGTGCCTATATTTGTTCCTCTTCCACTCCTCCAGGTGGAGGGGTACATGGAATGTGCGGCTTTAATGCAGCGAAAAAGGTGGTACAGGACCACTTTAAAGATATTAAGGTTTAA
- a CDS encoding BLUF domain-containing protein, translating into MRYTICYVSTATAKLDKEKVSSLLKKIEESNNKNDVKGILLYSDGNFFHVMEGEKQYILELFSEIKSDRRHTNIIQIVGKEMETTAFDGFVTDIVTDENKYDSKTFQEYLEPLEGMDPKTKEVAKRMLEVFIETSN; encoded by the coding sequence ATGAGATATACCATTTGCTACGTAAGCACGGCCACTGCTAAACTGGATAAGGAGAAAGTAAGTTCCCTGCTTAAAAAGATCGAGGAAAGCAACAACAAAAATGATGTTAAGGGAATCCTCTTATATTCAGACGGGAATTTTTTTCACGTTATGGAGGGGGAAAAACAATATATCCTGGAATTATTTTCTGAAATAAAAAGTGACAGGCGACATACCAATATCATTCAAATTGTAGGTAAGGAGATGGAAACCACTGCGTTTGACGGATTTGTGACAGATATCGTAACTGATGAGAATAAATATGACTCAAAAACCTTTCAGGAATACCTGGAACCCCTGGAGGGAATGGATCCTAAGACCAAAGAGGTCGCAAAAAGAATGCTGGAGGTCTTTATAGAGACTTCCAATTAG
- the rpe gene encoding ribulose-phosphate 3-epimerase, whose protein sequence is MITKLIAPSVLAADFANLQRDVEMINQSEADWFHIDIMDGVFVPNISFGMPVLQAINKHAQKTIDVHLMIVDPDRYIKEFASLGANILTVHYEACTHLHRTLQAIKAEGMKAGVALNPHTNVDLLKDVINDIDLVCIMSVNPGFGGQSFIENTYSKVRQLKEIIAGSGAATLIEIDGGVTDKNAAKLVEAGADVLVAGSYVFKAKDQLETIKGLKKLANS, encoded by the coding sequence ATGATAACCAAATTAATTGCCCCCTCGGTCCTGGCTGCCGATTTTGCCAACTTACAGCGTGATGTTGAAATGATCAACCAAAGTGAAGCAGACTGGTTTCATATAGATATTATGGATGGGGTATTTGTTCCCAACATATCTTTTGGAATGCCGGTTTTGCAGGCCATCAATAAACATGCTCAAAAAACAATTGACGTCCACCTAATGATCGTTGATCCAGACAGATATATTAAGGAATTTGCAAGTCTGGGGGCAAACATACTTACTGTACATTATGAAGCCTGCACGCATCTTCACCGTACCCTACAGGCTATTAAGGCTGAAGGTATGAAGGCGGGAGTAGCATTAAACCCTCATACAAATGTTGATCTTTTGAAAGATGTGATCAATGATATCGACTTAGTTTGTATTATGAGCGTTAACCCCGGTTTTGGGGGTCAAAGCTTTATCGAGAATACTTATAGCAAAGTGAGGCAATTGAAGGAGATCATTGCCGGCAGCGGTGCCGCCACTCTTATTGAAATAGACGGCGGGGTGACAGATAAAAATGCTGCAAAACTGGTGGAAGCCGGTGCAGATGTTCTTGTTGCGGGAAGCTATGTGTTCAAAGCCAAGGATCAACTCGAAACCATTAAAGGACTAAAAAAACTTGCAAACAGCTAA
- a CDS encoding YpdA family putative bacillithiol disulfide reductase — MQTAKKKEYDIIIIGGGPIGIACGLEAEKNNLSYLILEKGCLVNSLYHYPTNMTFFSTSEKLELDNIPFISNNPKPRKAEALEYYRRIATSNKLNIRLFEKVLSVKTSEGETHQVETEKDTYNARNVIVATGFYDIPNYLDIPGEDLPKVAHYYNDPHFYATQKVVVVGASNSAVDAALEIYRKGGDVTMIVRSPEIGERVKYWVRPDIINRIEEGSIKGLFNARLKEVREKEVIIETAAGEETLENDFVLLLTGYRPNFKFLQKLGIELSNDGRRIPAYNKDTMESNVPGIYLAGVICGGMETHKWFIENSRVHARMIVGDIVSK, encoded by the coding sequence TTGCAAACAGCTAAGAAAAAAGAATACGACATTATAATAATTGGAGGCGGCCCTATTGGGATTGCCTGTGGTTTGGAAGCCGAAAAAAACAATCTTTCCTACCTCATACTGGAAAAAGGTTGCCTGGTTAATTCCCTCTACCACTACCCTACCAATATGACTTTCTTCTCTACTTCAGAGAAGCTGGAATTGGACAATATCCCTTTCATAAGCAATAATCCAAAGCCCCGGAAAGCTGAAGCCCTGGAATACTACAGGAGAATTGCTACTTCAAATAAGCTGAATATTCGCCTTTTTGAAAAAGTACTTTCAGTAAAAACATCTGAAGGGGAAACCCACCAGGTGGAAACTGAAAAAGACACTTATAATGCCAGGAACGTCATTGTAGCTACAGGCTTTTATGATATACCAAATTACCTGGATATACCCGGGGAAGACCTCCCAAAAGTAGCCCATTATTATAATGACCCTCATTTCTATGCCACACAAAAAGTCGTGGTGGTAGGTGCCAGCAATTCAGCAGTAGACGCGGCACTGGAGATCTACAGGAAAGGCGGGGATGTAACAATGATAGTAAGAAGCCCCGAAATTGGCGAAAGGGTAAAATACTGGGTACGGCCAGATATTATTAACAGGATAGAAGAAGGTAGTATTAAAGGATTATTCAATGCACGCCTTAAAGAGGTAAGGGAGAAGGAAGTGATCATTGAAACAGCAGCCGGGGAAGAAACCCTTGAAAATGATTTTGTACTCCTGCTTACGGGATACAGGCCTAATTTTAAATTTTTACAGAAGCTGGGTATTGAGCTTTCCAATGATGGAAGAAGGATCCCTGCTTACAATAAAGACACGATGGAATCCAATGTACCCGGGATCTACCTTGCCGGCGTGATTTGTGGCGGAATGGAAACCCATAAATGGTTTATTGAGAATTCCCGGGTTCATGCTAGGATGATCGTAGGGGATATAGTTTCGAAATAA
- a CDS encoding SRPBCC family protein, translating to MTTYYKQAEIKASMKRLVDHYLEDCKKCHVLSEDFIALIKHNFLASYVSYNKKTQTIEVGIEEDGKDDDFYPNIKVYKYPLNSNKKWLERSFRNEKNDLAFYGRLLNRTKTTEEAEIVVL from the coding sequence ATGACAACCTACTATAAACAAGCAGAAATTAAAGCTTCAATGAAGAGGCTTGTTGACCATTACCTGGAAGATTGTAAGAAATGTCACGTTCTTTCTGAAGATTTTATTGCGCTAATTAAGCATAACTTTTTGGCATCTTATGTAAGTTATAACAAGAAAACCCAAACCATTGAAGTGGGAATCGAGGAGGATGGTAAGGATGATGATTTTTATCCAAATATCAAGGTTTATAAATATCCTTTGAACTCCAATAAGAAGTGGCTGGAAAGATCTTTCAGAAATGAAAAAAATGACCTTGCCTTTTATGGGAGGTTACTAAACAGGACAAAGACTACAGAAGAGGCGGAGATTGTCGTTTTGTAG
- a CDS encoding hybrid sensor histidine kinase/response regulator transcription factor → MNKWKLLGLILLLITGCTSSKKETINIGFSQCLSDDEWRIVMNSEIFTEADLINDRDVNIIYRTAHGDNEVQIQQIKELMEQPIDLLIVSPNEAAPLTDIVSRVYKMGIPVIVVDRNINSSDFTSFIGGNNLDVGITAGTIALNMLSEKNKDSARILQITGLPGSSPAEQRFNGFLQSVRNNSSHGVDVLNADWHEETAYYKLDSLYRERTEGYDLIFAHNDEMAHAAYRVTRNFDMDAMIIGVDGLITERGGVPMILDNKIDATISYPTGGDIAVRTALNILDGREVDKYNYLNTFPVDSRNAETLYYEGIRLQNQKEKLRELIGRYDHLYLNVERKNVLIFVFSVFTILLLLSTAVIFYFLSQKNKANRLLLNKQEVIDNQNRYIKKQRDHLLSAVKKMEELTEVKTSFFTNISHEFKTLLTILKLDIEKLDASNNTVHHLRNNVTKLTRTLNQLLHFQKVESPEYPVNFEYGDISIIIHEITENLRPSAEKKGLGFNVDAQRLFCDFDRDIIEKAVRNILHNAIKYTREGEISLRLFSEENLVIIEIEDTGIGIPEDEKQRIFERFEHSSISDFSEDSSGIGLDFSMNLILMHEGNIEVESQPGKGSVFTVKIPVRQKNSVVKSKETVVALSKEKRPRILIVEDSEQIRQRLCEILKQEYEVIEAGDGIEGYEQAKYYSPDLIISDLLMPKMDGLEFSQKIFQNPGTMGIPFILLTAVNTEESIIKGYKIGVDDYITKPFNPETLRARVRNLFEKRLKVKDPVAGTNSPGDKDALFLNRIKEITYENITSENFKIEQVAEELGMSRSKFYKKLKEITGLSPVKYLRQAKLEYGARLILKTDNTISEIAYQSGFSDVKYFTKSFVKEFGQYPTEYRKNFQ, encoded by the coding sequence ATGAATAAGTGGAAGCTGTTGGGGCTTATCCTACTATTAATTACCGGTTGTACTTCCTCGAAAAAGGAAACGATCAATATTGGCTTTTCTCAATGTCTGTCTGACGATGAGTGGAGAATTGTAATGAACTCTGAAATTTTTACTGAAGCAGACCTTATAAATGACAGGGATGTAAATATAATTTACCGCACTGCTCATGGCGATAATGAAGTTCAAATCCAGCAAATAAAAGAGTTGATGGAACAACCCATTGATCTTTTGATCGTTTCCCCTAATGAAGCTGCTCCTCTTACAGATATTGTTTCCCGGGTATATAAAATGGGGATCCCCGTGATCGTGGTGGACCGTAATATTAATTCCAGTGATTTTACATCTTTTATTGGGGGGAATAATCTTGATGTAGGCATTACAGCAGGAACTATTGCGCTAAACATGCTTTCCGAAAAAAATAAGGATTCGGCCCGTATTCTTCAAATTACGGGCCTTCCGGGTTCTTCCCCGGCAGAACAGCGGTTTAACGGATTTCTTCAATCGGTAAGAAATAATTCCTCGCATGGAGTCGATGTTCTTAATGCCGACTGGCACGAGGAAACCGCTTATTATAAACTCGACAGCCTGTATAGGGAACGTACAGAAGGATATGACCTTATATTTGCGCACAATGATGAAATGGCACACGCTGCTTATAGGGTGACCCGTAACTTCGATATGGATGCTATGATCATTGGGGTAGACGGTTTGATCACAGAAAGAGGGGGAGTGCCAATGATCCTCGACAATAAGATCGATGCTACCATCTCATATCCCACAGGAGGGGATATTGCGGTAAGGACCGCGCTCAATATCCTGGATGGCAGGGAGGTCGACAAATATAATTATCTCAATACTTTCCCGGTTGATTCCAGGAATGCCGAGACCTTGTATTATGAAGGGATAAGACTTCAAAATCAAAAGGAGAAACTGCGGGAGCTCATTGGAAGGTATGACCATCTATACCTTAACGTAGAAAGGAAAAATGTACTCATTTTTGTTTTCTCGGTTTTTACGATTTTGCTCCTGCTAAGCACGGCGGTGATCTTTTATTTTCTTTCTCAAAAAAATAAGGCCAACAGGCTGCTTCTCAATAAACAGGAAGTGATTGATAACCAGAACAGGTATATTAAGAAACAGCGGGATCATCTTCTTAGCGCAGTGAAAAAAATGGAGGAACTTACAGAGGTTAAGACCAGTTTTTTCACAAATATTTCCCACGAATTTAAAACGCTGCTCACCATTTTAAAACTTGATATCGAGAAACTGGATGCCAGTAATAATACCGTGCACCACCTGCGAAACAATGTTACAAAGCTTACCCGTACCCTGAATCAACTGTTGCATTTTCAAAAAGTGGAAAGCCCGGAGTACCCGGTTAATTTTGAATATGGCGATATTTCTATAATTATACATGAAATTACTGAAAACCTGCGGCCAAGTGCAGAGAAGAAAGGCCTGGGCTTTAATGTAGATGCTCAAAGATTATTTTGCGATTTTGACAGGGACATTATAGAAAAAGCCGTTAGGAACATTCTGCATAATGCTATAAAATATACCCGGGAAGGTGAAATTTCCCTTCGCCTTTTTAGTGAAGAAAATCTGGTAATAATAGAGATAGAGGATACCGGCATTGGCATACCCGAGGATGAAAAACAAAGGATCTTTGAAAGGTTTGAACATTCTTCCATATCAGATTTTAGTGAGGATTCCTCAGGGATAGGACTTGATTTTAGTATGAACCTCATTTTAATGCATGAGGGTAATATCGAGGTAGAAAGCCAGCCGGGTAAGGGCTCTGTATTTACGGTAAAAATCCCTGTGAGGCAAAAGAACTCAGTAGTAAAAAGTAAAGAGACTGTTGTAGCATTAAGCAAAGAGAAAAGGCCAAGGATCCTTATCGTGGAAGACTCGGAACAGATACGGCAAAGGCTTTGCGAAATTTTGAAACAGGAGTATGAGGTCATTGAAGCCGGCGATGGGATTGAAGGCTATGAACAGGCAAAGTATTATTCCCCAGACCTCATTATTAGTGACCTGCTAATGCCTAAAATGGATGGGCTCGAGTTTTCTCAAAAGATCTTCCAGAACCCCGGTACTATGGGGATACCATTTATACTTCTTACGGCAGTAAATACAGAGGAGTCCATTATCAAAGGTTATAAGATTGGCGTAGATGACTATATCACAAAACCATTTAATCCCGAAACTTTAAGAGCAAGGGTGAGAAATCTTTTTGAAAAACGTCTTAAAGTTAAGGACCCGGTGGCAGGCACCAATTCCCCTGGTGATAAGGATGCACTATTTCTGAATAGGATCAAAGAGATTACCTATGAGAACATCACCAGCGAGAATTTCAAGATCGAACAGGTTGCTGAAGAATTGGGTATGTCACGATCTAAATTCTACAAAAAACTTAAAGAGATCACAGGCCTTTCTCCTGTCAAATACTTAAGGCAGGCTAAGCTGGAATATGGGGCGAGGCTTATTTTGAAAACAGACAATACAATCTCTGAGATCGCATATCAATCTGGTTTTTCTGATGTAAAATACTTCACCAAAAGTTTCGTAAAAGAATTTGGCCAATATCCCACAGAGTACAGGAAAAATTTCCAGTAG